In the Ictidomys tridecemlineatus isolate mIctTri1 chromosome 10, mIctTri1.hap1, whole genome shotgun sequence genome, AAATGAATACTCTATTAATGTACTAGCACAATGTGGTTTTCAGAATTTATACCACATAAACAGATTTTATAAGACACTTAGGTCCTTCTGGTGTTTATGATTTCTTGTATGGGAATTTAATGCAGTATCATGGAGCAAATTCCAAGTTACAGTACATTATGTTAATTCAAGGCTCCAGAGTAGTTTGGAAATGTAATAACAAGCTACAGTTTCTTTTGTACttactgggaaaaaaaacatataaactcTACCTTGGGGTCACACGATTCACATCTCCCCTGAAAACATAACTGTTATGTACACTATTCCTAACTTAGCTTTCGGTTTTAAGCAGTTATTTGGTAGTATCACCACTTTTCATTTTATAGCTTTTAAAAGAGTAAgtccttgctgggcacagtggcatgtgcctgtattCTCAgggatttgggaagctgaggaaggaggattttaagtttgaggccagcctcatcaacttatcgagaccctgtctcaaaaaataaaaaggggtgggatatagctcagggtttcttttgttgttgttgttgttgtttgtttgttttaaggttaTTCAGCAACAGAAATTCAGAgtacagagtgaaacaaaaaactcattaaaaaattCCATACATGATCCCCTTCACAAAATGAATCTATAATCTTGCTTCTTGGGGCGTAGGtaagaaaaaagataagaaaaaagctCCTGATAAAGCTTGGATATTATCAACAATGttgttcttttttccctccattttcAAAATAACCCTTTACACAATCCATTTTTATAAGTtatgggttttaaaaaatgataaatgtgtgATATTCAAGTTCCCCTTTAAAATACCTCAGCCAGCTTACTTCACAAATTTGAAATGACCACTTAAAGATTTACAGTATACgaaaaatgtacattttcaaattaagaaGTTAACTGTATACTAATAATATTATACAATTAATATAAAAGCTAAAAGTCTTTAAGAAATTCAAAGTCTAAACAAGTTTTAGCAAGTAAATCAGTTGATTTCATGTTATGATTCTAATGATTAATTTTTCTAACCAGAAGACCACAAAACCTTACTTAGGAAAAGATTCTATTGTTGAACATGGAACCATACTTCTTTTccctaagttaaaaaaatttgagatgtagaaaattttaaagaatttttcaaacTATTTGGTTTACTGATATAAGTATATGGAATTAAGGAGAGCTATAGTATATATCAAAGGTAACAGcttatttaatttgtaatttttctgattcttaaaCTCATGAGGAATTACACTAAATTACCATATAATCTTGATTATATTGTTCTGCTTTAAATTAATTAAGACTAGGCTGGGagagtgactcagtggtagatcatgtGCTCAGcatgtaaggctctgggttcaattctcaacaccaaaatatcataaaataaaatagttaagatCCACATCTCAAACCAAGTTGTTTGAACAGACAGTATTGGACCtgaattaaagaatttttaaaaagcattttctgGCTTTAGTCCCTCCTAGTCCATTACTAATGGGGAATACatatcacatattttattcaaCTGAATCTTAATCCTTAGCTCTCTGTGCACCCTTCCACTCTCCAGAGCCTGTAGGGCCCAGCATGTGGTAAGTgtaatacttaataaatattcttGAATGAAGAGCAATATGCCAAGGATGGATTAAGAATTACAAAGAATCTGGAGATAGTGAATGCTTTTACAAAGCTCCCaaacaatattttcaaagtttctaGTTTCCTTTTCAGGTTTACTTTAGTTTGCCCTTTTAAATAATAGGAAGAGAAAATATGGCACAAGAATATACGGTTAAATCTCACAGCTAAACTACAAGcaagaatacataaaatttattttaagtttccattcatatactgaagaatgaatttttatcattttaaatttatcaacaatgttgttcttttttccttccattttcaatGGTAAATCCCAACTGCTGGTAAATCCCAACTGGTAAATCCCAACTGCTCCAATTAATCTGACATATAATTAGTTTActaatgacaggaaaaaaatatcttccagtattttcattttaacaattATAATAAAACTGCTTAGTTATATTATAGAGTAATAGGCAATTAATGATTTTGgggggaaataaaaaatatgtatatacattatcCTGATGTCTAGGCCAAAATATATCTAACAacaaattttcttgatttttattactcataaaaataaaggaaaatatattgcaagtattttctttctagacaatttcaattagaaaataatagTTTAATGAAAACAATACAGTGGTTCATGTGACTTGACTGATGGAGGCAAGAGAAGTAATCAAAAGTTGATAGACAACATTCTGTCAAATACAGCTAAAGAATATGTGCCTAAATGACACTATTTATAGGCAACAGATTGATTTTTATACATCTCAATTTTATCGTATATTCAAGGAAAACACAGGTAAATAATGACCATAAGTTGTAGTTAAGAACCCCTTCTTTTGGCTTGCAAAATGTAGCCTTTGGACTTAATAATTCCCCTACTTTTCACAATGACAGAGTATCGCAGCAGCCACAGTGGTACCCACTCATGTGCTTGAATGTCAGGAATGCTTTCCTGAAGAGCTTCTTGGAAACTTGCTTCAGAGAGCAGTTCTTTTGGATCATTATGAGTCAATAACTGTATGTCAAACTGTTTAGCAAATGCAGTTATATCAGGTGGCATCACGCAGCAAGAAGCAAGATTTTCTTGGTTACTATTTGGTTTTACCTGTGCCCACTGATAGAGCTGCTCCAACTGTGTTTTATCTAGATCTGAGGTACCTATAGCAACAATCTTCTTGCTTTGAACTAAGTTTTCTAATTCCTCCCAATAAGGCTGTAAATGCTCCAAGGAAAGATTAACTCCATCTTCAATAGGAGGTGATGCAATGATCACAGAATCCAGTTGTGCAACTCCAAGGACTGAACAGGCCATGTCAATTGCATTCCTAGTTGATGATGAAGAATTTGATCCTACAATGAACAGTTTTGCAGaaactttcatttcttctctttcaccAGGATTTATCTTTTCTACTGCATGAGATACAGTACACTCCAAGACATCTGGAAACTCCCTGACCAAATCTGGGCTGATTTGGGAACTCCACTCATTCAAGGTCTTTTGGATACAATCTCGAAGCTGTGCAGTGAATGGATGACTACTCACTGGCTCAGGAACAGTCAGCAACAAAGGGGTTACAAGTGCATACTTCCAGATTAACATCTGCCACCTCCAACTAACTGGTGATCAGTCTCCTCGCTGTGCGTGGAAGGGCACTTCTTCCGCAGGCGGCCCCAGTTCAGCAGGTCCCCAGTCTGTAGGTGCAGGGTGCGGGCCCGCGCCAGGAGCGCCCCGGCCGCGCGGCTGTCAGTGCCCAAGGAAGCGGCTGCCAGAGGAGCCAAGAGGTGACGGGGCGGGCGGGAAGGCGGCTATCTCGTAGGACGCGGTTCCCGAGGCTGCAGGAGCGAGCGCGAGGCTTTTGACCCGCGTGGCGGGAGCCCGATGTGCGCTCCGGCTGGAGGAGGCCGGACGGTGGCGGAGCGGCGGCCCGGGATAGAGGCGCTGAGGCTGCGGCTCCGGCTGCTGCGTCTCTGGCgtctgctgccgccgccgccggaGAGTTGACTCCAAACTGTGGAAGCTGTTTCCTGGAAGACAATCGCAAAAATTTCATTCTATCACCCTGCAAGCATTTCTACCCTGTGCAGACATTCGTGGGTCTGAGACACACTTAAGTACATGCAGCCTCACAGACCCAACCCCCAGCCAGGTCTCCTTTCTTACCATGGAGCCAAGCTTTCAGTTCCAGCTCAGACTCTTCTCTTTCAGCTTCATTCAGAATTCATGAAAGCATGAAAATGGAGTCTCAGATGCACAACAAtgacacttgttttcttttttcaaaaacagaTCTCTCCCTTTTTGGTAGTATATTTTGTACTCCTGCTGATTTGAACTGGTATCAGAATCAGCAGCAGATTCTTAATTCagataaagcttttaaaaagggATCTGAGGgcatgaaataaaggaaaaattactgGAGAAAAGTCACAGACACCTTGTGCCTAAATAGAAGTTCTCTGTTAATTTTTGATGCTCACCCATGCAGAACATTGCAAATTAGTGGCTTGGTCAAAATTTCCATGTTCAACTATTTGTTCAGTAAAACAAGaaagctcttaaaaataaaattaatctgaaGAACTGTACCCTAAGATGTAAACTTGAATGACATTTTGGAAAGATTATATTagatcatttataaaaataaattcctgtgCTATAGAATACTATTTTATACCCACCCCCCAATCACATTCTGGAATATGCACATGAAAGAGTCTCAGGGTGTTCTTTAGCCCTGGCCTCCCTGTGGCATGGCCAACCCTGGAGTGTGACAGGctcttctgtatttattttcacagaaaaatcaaacacagtGGATGTAACTTTCAACAAAACTCATTTCAAGATGAGAAAATTCCtccagaaaacttaaaaaaacttgCTGAATCTCATATGTGACCCAGCTAgttttcttacatttaaaaacaattaatattCTCAACTGTGTTTTTTGGTTAGGAATACAGTGCTTTATTTCCATTTGAATATTTGCATAATTCTCAAATAATGATGCCTAAAATATTTTGATGTTAACACAGATTATAAAATCTGTGGCATATCAAACATAAAAACTGCCACTGATGAGagttttaattatgaataattgTAAGTTGACTTTCTGCAATAATAGGTCTGGCGCTCTACAAAAACTTTGAAACATAGAAATGTTTCTAACAATCCTAAAGCAGCAGGTTCTGATTTTTCTGGATCATGTTCTAGCAAAGGCTACAGGAACTCtgcaaatttttgttttattgatttttttttttttggtatttatttcctcctttcaATTTTGTTGCTTTCTGCTcatagttttgtcattttttttccattttccatgaCTTAGGTGaatttttctcctgattttctGGTATGTTCAGGGAGAAATTTAGGTTGTTGAGTTGAGAACATTCTTTACATTTAGCATAAGCATTTAGTACCATAAATCTTCCTCTTAGCCCTAAATTTAATAAGCTGTGTTTCCTTCTTATTCAGTGctatgattttttatttacttcttctaGACCTCCTCTTctacacatggattttttttataagtgtatactttaattttcacatatttagaGATTTTTTGTTGTCCtctgttgatttcttctttgatttcttgaGAGTGAGAGAGCACATTCTGTATGAGTTCCTTTCTTTAGATGTGTCAAGCTTTGTTTTATGGTCCAGGATGTGGTCTCCCTTGGGGAATATCATGGGCACTTGAGAAAAGTGAGCATTGTGCTGTTGTTGGGGAGAGTGTCAACTGGATCCTGTTGCATAATAGTGTTGTTCACATCTTCCatgtcctttttcattttctgtctaGCTGTTCTGTCAGTAGCTGGTTAGAGTTCATTGACACCTCCACTTCTGTTGTGGGTTTCCTGTCTTCTCTTTAGCATCACCAGTTATTATTGTTGCATGCATTCTAAGGGGCTGGTGCATGGTGCATACATATAAAGTATCATTACATCTTCCTGGAAGATTGACattattctttccctttcccaattttttttatttaatgtttatcaGATACTAAATTACCACTCCACCTACTCCTtctgtttctcctcctcttccaccacCCCAGtttcttattcttcttcttcttttttataatgatagatggtatatttttttccatcagtTTACTTTCAACATATTGAGGCTATGGAATTAAAATTgggtttccttttcattctttttctctgttattcCAATTGCATAGTCTCTGTTTTCTTACTTCTCCCTTCTCCACTCTACTCTTGAACGGATCCAGGTTTCTTTGAGATTATCTTTTTTAGTTTCATGATTCCCACTGGTTCTTTCCTGCTACTTATGGTATCTCAcagtttttgtattttcttctttcacacCCATTTCTAATtgtttaatgtttgttttatggTGGCTGCTCCTAATTTCTTTCACATAAGGCTGACATCTGGCTCATCTTGGTGTTGACatcagttgtttaattttttctcatttaggCTTTGAATTTGGAGGGTCCTAATATGATGGTGATTTCTATTTTGTCCTGTATATAAGTTGCCTACTATGTTAAGTGACTCTGGGTCCTATTGAAATCTTTTCTTGTAGTGGGAAGACACCCTGTTGTGGCTTAGCATGTGGTCTTGCCCTATTTTGTGGACTTTGGCTCCAAAGATGACTTAATTCTAAGAGCCTTTATGCCATCTTTGTGTTCTGCTTTGTTTCTCATGTTACTGAGACTCTCACTGGTCCCCATTGGTCTCTGCTGGTTCTTACTGAAAAGGTAAAGAAGATTCTCCACACCATAATGGCAGATGTCTTTTAGAAGGGAGGGATGTATTGTGATCCCCTTACAGTGTCCCTCAGGGGGTCAAGTGTCACGGGTAGAAGAGAACTCTCAGGCTAAGAGAGACCAAGGGGCTTCCTATTCTGGACTGTTTTCTGCGTTCCCCAGTCAAGCACCACCACTTTTGCACCGTGCAAGTCTGCTATCGCTTCTATGACAAACGACCTCACAGTGTGTTGAAACAATACAATTTCTCTTACTTTTCTGAAAGTAAGAAGACTGAAATTggtctcactgggctaaaatcaaggcCTCGATTCCTTCTTAGTCCCCTAGGGTAGacttcattttcttgcttttccagGTTCTAGAAGCTGCCTGGTTCCTTGACTAGGCCAGCATTGGATGCTCAAGTCTCTCTCATGCTGCGTCTCTGACTGGACTCACCCTCTCCCACTAATAAGAACACTGATGACAACACCAAGCTCATGTGGGCAAACCAGGATAATATCACCCTGTTAAGTCAGCAATTTAACAATCTTAATGCTATCTATTTAAAGCTATCTACTTCTTTAATTTTGCCTGCAATATCACTTGGTGTATTCACTGGTTCCAAGGTGTCTTCATCTATGCTGTGGTGACACAAAAagataccacagactgggtgatttatactgaacagaaacttatttggctcacaattctgCAGACTGGGAGGTTCAAGATCAAGGGCCATGGTGAGTGAAGGCTTTCTCACTGCTGGAAAGCATCATCACATGAGTGAGAGGGGGAAAGGTGCCAAAAGCTGCTTTATAATGACTCCGCCTTGGCAGTGAGAGCATGCACCCACCCTGCAGAGCCTGTGACCAAGCCCCATGCTTAGGTTCCAGTGGTTGGTACTGTCCCATCAGGGATTTCCAAAACATGAACTGTGGGGACACTTTAAACCACAGAACCAGGATTAAGACATGGACATCTCTGGGGTGAGTTATTTTGCCTACATATACATCATCACCCTCTCCAAGCACCTCTTTCCCCTTTGGTGGTCTGGCACCTCACTGTAGAATATAAGAACTTGACCATTATCATTAATCTTCATGGTAGCAAACCCTAGCCAGTATTCTTCTATGtggagaaaacataaaatagcAACTACTTATTTTAGAAGTAAAacataaatgacagaaaaaaatgaaatcctataaattttatttatttatctctaaatTATAAATCCCTAGTTTTAACACCCCCATGAAAAACACTATTTAGGGTTATTGTTTTAACATAGGTTATGGAAAAATTTCTTGgcatgaaaactttaaaaataccaCTTATACTGgaaaataagttttatattttctgttaccTGGTATACTGTCTATTAACATTTCAAGAAGAGATCTTGAAATGTTATATTGCATCATTATATTTTACTGCATTTGATCTAATAAATTCCTTGTTGCCAGCAGTTCTgatgaatttaaaaagtttttaaaacattgttgGTCAATATTAAATGTGTCTTAAATTTACGCTGCCTTGGAAAACAGGCCCAGCAGCTCATTTTACATTGCTGTTGCAAAGAAGACATAATTCACATTTATCTTTGACTTAAGTAAAAAGTATTTAATTGTATTAAATGCAAGTTTTATTTGAACTCTCTAATTGTGGGTTCTGGTAAATCTAATGCCAGTACAGAATGGCTAGCAACACTCTTGATGTGCAAAAAGACTTAAAGATACACTAAGAAAAAGATGAGGGTTAGAAAAATAGCCAGATTGTAAGTTGGAAACAGAAAGTTGCAAACTGCCTATTTAAGCAAGAGGATCTAAGCTGGGTGCTTTGTGGCATCCTGATATTCAAGGGATCAAAACATTTTGTCGGGGAATTTAAGTTCATTCAGTTTAGGTATCCAGGCAGGCACATCAGAACCTCTGATAATCTGAGGGCTAAATGCTAGGCAGAGGGATTTGAAGGAACTGGGGTTTCAGGGCACCCAGCCCTTCCTTGAGGAAGCAGCCGCAGGCCCCAAGATGCTGGGGGTGATCCATGCTGGTGGAGGTTGCACACAGTGGGTCACCAGGGGGTTCTGGGCCTCCTCAAAGGTCAAGAAAATGTTCATTGAGATATTTAAAGCTATTGCAGAACCTTTAAGCCAATGCTTACATAACAAGCATTTGGCACCCAAACCAATGTTCAGCTCCAGAAGAAAAACTCTGGGCTACTAAGATCTTTTATTTGtagtaatatttattaagtaatgTGGAGCTCCACAGtcccagagagaaaatgtttgacttCAAAAATCCCGAACTCCACAACACTTCACCTTTGTGAGGCCTCCTACCTCTCAGCTCTAAGGGAAAATCCAGACAGTCCCCTCTTCCCAACAAGAAAATGACATTCCCACAACATACACATCATAATGCCACCAAACATGAAAATTTCAACAAGCTCTTCTTTATCCACACTGAATCTGTGATTTTGAAATATGTTCTGGTAGATATGTTATGGATCGCGAAATGGCAAACACTGCTCTGAAAGGTGGGCCTTTCTTGTGAAAATGGGGCTCACAAAGTATATTGACTTCTGTGCTAAGAGATGCTGAAAGGCTCCATGGAGCAAATATGGGGAAGCAGCAAGTCCAGCAGCACCTTCTGCAGGCTGATGGCCAGTGCACACTGTATGCAAGTGAGAGGCCCGAGGCTGGGCAGCTGTTCTTGAGCTGGCCCTACAGGCTCAGCCTCCTCAGGCTGTACCTCCAGGCTCACAAAGCAGAGGGGAACTCCTCTCTTTGCCCACCTACCACACTCTCCTTGTGGGTCCACTCACCT is a window encoding:
- the LOC101964258 gene encoding glutamate--cysteine ligase regulatory subunit: MAAGGNSFHSLESTLRRRRQQTPETQQPEPQPQRLYPGPPLRHRPASSSRSAHRAPATRPPSRPPRHLLAPLAAASLGTDSRAAGALLARARTLHLQTGDLLNWGRLRKKCPSTHSEETDHQLLRDCIQKTLNEWSSQISPDLVREFPDVLECTVSHAVEKINPGEREEMKVSAKLFIVGSNSSSSTRNAIDMACSVLGVAQLDSVIIASPPIEDGVNLSLEHLQPYWEELENLVQSKKIVAIGTSDLDKTQLEQLYQWAQVKPNSNQENLASCCVMPPDITAFAKQFDIQLLTHNDPKELLSEASFQEALQESIPDIQAHEWVPLWLLRYSVIVKSRGIIKSKGYILQAKRRGS